The genomic interval GCCAGAGGCGACGGTGCGACGAGGCTTCCGCGCCTCGGAGGTCATCGGAGCTGGTCGGGAGGTCGGCACCCATGGAGCCGCGCACCTTAAATGGACGCCTTGCCGCCCGCGCCCCGCTTTCTCCTGTGCCTGCTCGTCGTCCTGCCGCTGTGGCCCGGGGTGGTCGGCTGCACGAGCACCTCCGACCGCATCCTCGAGTTCCAATCCCGCTACGACCACCGCGCCCTCGCCAGCGCCGAAGCCGCCGCGGAGAGGAGCCTCCGCCGCGACCACCGCCGGCACGCCATCTACTGGAACCTCGAGCTCGGCAAGACCCGCTTCGAGCGCGGCGACCACGCCGGAGCACTGCAAGCCTGGGGCGCGGCGGAGGAGGGCATGGACCGCTGGGCCGTGCGGCCGCCCTTCCGCCTCCGCGAGACGGTGGCCACGACGTCCTGGAACGACCTGCTGCTCCCCTACCGCGGCCGGGTCACCGAGCGGCTGCTGATGCACACGTACCAGAGCCTCGCCGCCCTCTTCCTCGGCGACACCGAGCGGGCGCAGGTGTTCCGCCGCCGCGCGTGGCGGACGCAGCTCGAGGCCGAGCAGGTCTTCGGCGACGACCTCGCCGCGGACCGCGCCGCCTTCGAACGCCGCCTCGGCTCGGCCGTGCCCGACGCCGCCGTCGAGCGTTCGGCACGGTCGGTCACCTCCCGCTGGGACGACCGCGTCCGCGGGCCTTACGCGACGCTGCTCAACCCCTTCACGACGCACCAGGCCGCGCTGATGGCGCTCGCCGAGGGCAGCACCGCCGAGGCCGAGGGCCTGCTGGCGCGGGCCGCCGCGATGGTGCCGGGCAACCGCTTCGTGCAGGCCGACCGCGGCCAGCGCGGCTGGCTGGACGCCGGCGAGCCCCTCGTCTACGTCTACGCCGAGCTTGGGCTCGTGCCCCGCCGGCGGCCGGAGAACCTGACGGTGCTGCAGGGATTCACCGGCGTGTCGAGCCTGCCGCTTCCGGTGCTCGTGCCGGCGGAGGGGAGGGCCCGCGGGGTGGTGGCGGACGCAGACCGCGGGGCCTCGGGAACGACCCGCGGTGCATCGGGGCCGGTGCGCGGCGTCGAGCTCGCCGACCTGGGCGCCGCCACGGCCGCCGCGTTCGAGCGCGAGTTCCCCGGCGTGCTGCTCCGCGCCGTCACCGGCCTGGCCGCCAAGGAGGCCGCCACCGCCGCCGCGATGAACCAGGCCAGGAGCCCCGAGGAGGCGCTCGCGGTGCTCGTCGGCGGCTCCCTCTGGAAGCTCGCCGCCGCCGAGCCGGACCTCCGCGGCTGGTCGTCGCTGGGCGACGCGGTCGACCTGCTGCGCGTCCCCCGCCCCGCCGACGGACGCCTGCGCCTCGAGGTGGTCGGTGGCCGCGGCGCGGGCGTCGACCTCATCCTGCCGGAGGCGCAGGCGATCCTCGTCTACCTGCGCAGCGTCGACGGCGAGCGGGTGCGGGCCGACGTCGCCGTGCTGGCGCGGTGACCGGCGGCGCGACGCCGCAGAAGGATCGGGCGTCACCCACCCGCCGCGGCGTGATCGCACCCCGGCCCGTCCGCCTCGGCGCAGAGCCGGATGGTCCGGTGCCCCTCCGCGTCGGTCCCGCAGACGCACACCGCCGACGGGTCCCCGGTGACCAGCAGCTTGCCCGCCCGCATCACGCTCACGGTGTCCGACGCGACCAGCGCCTCCATCGGGTCGTGCGTCACCATCAAGACGGCCACGCCGGCCGCCCGCAGCACGGCGAGCGTCTCGGAGCGGACCGACTCCCGCAGCCTCGCGTCCAGGCCGGAGAAGGGCTCGTCGAGCAGCATCACCGCGGGGTCGCGAGCGAGCGCTCGGGCGAGCGCGACGCGCTGCTGCTGCCCGCCGGAGAGCGTGTGCGGCATCGCGGCGCCGCGGCCCCCCATGCCGACGCGTTCGAGCAGCGCCTCGGCGGCGGCCCGGCGGTCGCGGCGGCGCAGGTGACGCATGCCGAAGGCGACGTTCCGCCGGACGCAGAGGTGGGGGAACAAGCCGTAGTCCTGGAAGACGATCCCGACCGGCCGCTTCTCGGGCGGCACGTGCAACCGCCCGTCGTCGACGACCCGATCGTCCACCAGCACCCGCCCGCGCCCGGGCCGCTCGAGGCCCGCAATCACGCGGAGCAGCGTCGTCTTCCCGCAGCCGGAGTCGCCGAGCAGGCCGTGCACGCGTCCGGGCTCGAGCGTGAGGCTCACCCCCTTGAGGACCTCCTCGCCGCGGCCGTAGCGGTGGCGGAGGTTCTGCACGCGGACGCCCCCGCCCGCGCCCCCGCCCGCGGCCGCGGCAACACCGGGCCGACGCCCCGCCACGGTGAGCGGCGTCGGGGGGATCGGCTTGGAGGCGATGGCGGTCATGGTCGCTCTTCTCTGCGCGTGAGCAGCGCCGACAGTACGACGACCGGCAGCAGCCCGAGCCCGATGATCGCCAGCGCCGCCGAGGACGCTTCCTCGAGCCGCTCGTCGCTGGCGAGCTGGTAGACCCGGACCGCGAGGGTGTCGAAGTCGAAGGGCCGGAGCATCAGCGTCACCGGCAGCTCCTTCACGACGTCGACGAAGACCAGCAGCAGCGCCGCGAGCAGCGGCGCCCGCAGCAGCGGGAGGAGCACCACGAGCGTGAGCCGCCAGCCGCCGGCGCCCAGCGAGCGGGCCGCGTCGTCGACGCTCCTCCGCACGCGGCCCAGGCCCGACTCGATCATCGCCAGCGCGACGCCCAGGAAGCGGACCTGGTAGCCGATCACCACCGCCGCCACGCCGCCGGTGAGCAGCAGGCCCGTCGGCGTGCCGAACAGACGCACCGCCCCGCGGTGCAGGTGGAGGTCGATCCAGGCGAGCGGGCCGAGCAGGCCGACAGCGATCACCGTTCCCGGCAACGCGTAGCCGAAGCCCGCGACGCGGCGGGCGGAGCCGGTGAGGACCGATCCGCGCAGCCGATCCCCCAGCGCCACGGTCAACGCGAGCGCCACCGCGAGGGCCGCCGCACCCGCCGCGAGCCCGAGCGTCCGCGGCGCGTGCGTCCGCAGCACCTCCCGCGACCGCTCGTCGCCTTCGGCGAGGGTCATGTGCGCGAACAGCAGCGCCGGCCCGAGGAAGCCGACCGCCACCGGCAGCGCGCAGGCGAGGAAGGCCCCGGACGCCGCGAGCGGCCCGAGCCGGAACGGGCGCAGCGGCGCCTGCCGCTGCGTGGGGGCGTGGTGCCTCGCCCGCCGCCGGGCGAGGCCCTCGGCGAGCACCAGCACCGCCACCGCGCCCAGCAGCACCGACGCCAGCTGCGCCGCCGCCGTCGGCGACTCCAGGCTCTTCCACGCGCGGTAGACGCCGGTCGCGAAGGTGTCGACGGCGAAGTAGTCGGCTACGCCGAAGTCGGCCAGCGTCTCCATCAGCACCAGCACCAGCCCCGCCGCGATCCCCGGCCGGGCCATCGGCAACGCGACGTGGAAGAAGCTGCCCCATGGCCCGCGGCCCAGCGTGCGGCCCAGCTCCATCGCCACGCCGGATTGCCCCTGGAAGGCGGTCCGGGCCGCGAGGAACACGTACGGGCCCAGCCCGAAGCCGAGGATCACCGCGGCGCCGCCCAGCGAGCGGATCTCCGGGAACCAGCCGTCCAGCGACGCGACCGCCGGCGTCGCCCGCAGCCACGACCGCACCGGGCCGGCGAACTGCAGGAGGTCCGTCCACGCGTAGGCCGCCAGCCACGCCGGCACCGCCAGCGGCAGCAGCAGCGCCCAGCGGAACACCGCCCGCCCCGGAAAGCGGCACATCGTCACCAGCCAGGCCGTGCCCACGCCGGTCGCCGCCGCGATCACCCCGGTCGCCGCCGCCAGCAGCGCCGTCGCCGTCGCGTACCCGGCCATCCGGGTTTGGACGAGGTGGAACCACGCGTCGTCGAAGCCCTGGAACAGGCTCGCGAGCACGCGGAGCACCGGCAGCGAGATCAACGCCGCGACGAGCAGGCACGCGATGGCCCAGCCGCTGAGGCGGGGCGACGGCCTCAACGCCAGCCGGCCCGGTCCATGATCTTCACCGCCTCGCGATTGAGCGAGCCCAGCTCCGACGCGTTGAGCGTGTCCTCCTTGAAGCCGCCGAAGCCCTCGAGCACGCCGGTCAGCCCGACCCCCGGCACCACCGGATACTCGAAATTGGCCAGCGCGTACAGCCTCTGCCCCTCGTCGCTCACGAGGAACGCGATGAACGCCAGCGCGTTGTCGCGGTTGGGTGCCGAGGCGACCACCCCCGCCCCCGAGACGTTCACGTGCGCCCCGCGGCCGTCTTGGTCGGGGAAGACCAGCGTCAGCTTCTCCGCCGCCGCCCGGTCCTCCGCGTCGTCCCCCGCCAGCATCCGCGCGATGTAGTAGTGGTTCGCCACCGCGACCGATCCCTCGCCCGCGGCCGCCGCCCGCGCCTGGTCGCGGTCGCCGCCCTGGGGCGTGCGGGCCAGGTTCTCGACCACGCCCTCGCACCACGTTGCGGCTTGATCTTCCCCGGCGTTGGCGATCAGAGACGCCACCAACGACTGGTTGTAGACGTTCCCGCTCGAGCGGATCAGCAGCTCACCCCGGAGCGACGGATCGGCCAGGCCCTCGTACGTCGCCACCGCGGGAGCGCCGGGCGCCCGCAGGATCACCCGCACCCGCTTGCTCACGCCGAACCAGAGGCCGTCGGGGTGGCGGAGGTTCGCGGGGATCCGCGCCTCCAGCGCTGCGCTCTCCACCGGCTCCAAGACGCCGCGGTCGACAGCCAGCTGCAGCCGCCCCGCGTCCACCGCGATGAAGACGTCCGCCGGCGAGAGCTCCCCCTCCCGCTGGATCCGAGCGAGCAGAACGTCGGCATCGGCCTCGATCGTCTTCACGGCGATGCCGGTCTTCTTGGTAAAGGCCTCGTAGAGCGCTTCGTCGGAGTCGTAGTGTCGGGAGGTGTAGAGGTTGACGATGCCCTCCGCCGAAGCCGGCGGGCCGGCGGGCAGCACGGCCGCGGCGGCGGCGAGCAGCGGGACGAGAACGGGTGCGAGCCATCGGGCGGAGCGGGAGCGATGCATGGCGGTCTGGAGCGGGAGTGGCGGGGTCGCCGCCGGGCTCGCTCCGGAGACGGAGCGACTGCGACCCAAGGAGTCGGAGATTAGCGGGCGGTCCCGCCCCCGCGTCCGCCCGCCCCGGGCGGGTTCCCGCAGCCCGGCTCCTCCGGCCCGACCCGGAGCCGACGCTGCCGCGGGTGGAGGGGGCCAGTTTGAACTGCGATTGATCTTGTCGTAGTCTTCCGACGCGACGGCCCGGACCCGGGACCGCACCCCAAGCCCCTGGAGAATCGTCATGTTCCGCCCGACCCCCTTGGCCACCGCCGCGGTGGCCGCCGCCGCCGCCCTCCCTGGCGCCGCCGACACGCTGGACCTGGACCTGGTCGCCGACGACGGCAGCCGCTTCATCGAGTACTTCAGCGGCGTCTTCGCCGAACTCGGCCAGCCCCGCCCGGACGGGTCCGGCGGCGTGGCGTCCGGCGCCGACGCCTTCTTCGACCTCTCCGCCGAGTCCGCCGCCTTCCAGGCCGACCCGTTCGGCAACGAGGCCACGGCTCACGCCGTCCCGCCTTTCGGTGGGCCCGCAACGGTCTTCGACAACGGCCGGGCCTTCTCCGCGTCCTACACGCTCGACTACGACGACAGCGGGCTCGCCGGCGGCACCGGCGTCGCCTCCGTCACCGGGCTCGCCCTGGACTTCACCCGGGACGTCGCCGGCGGGACGGACGCGACGATCTTCGCCTCGGACTACACGACCACCGTGAGCGGAGTCGTTGGGACCGCGACGTTCGTCCAAGGCGAGGCCGCCTCCGTGGCGGTGGAAGCCCAGGTCGCGCTGCAGTTTCCCGGGAGCACCCCGCTCAGCGGGACCTTCCGCCTGACCGGCGACCGCTTCGCGCTCGCCGTCGACGACAGCCTCGAGACCGGCTTCGGCAGCGCCCGCTACGTGTGGGACCTGACCGGCTCCGTGGCGAACGTGCCCGAGCCCGCCTCCGCCGCCCTGCTCGCCGCCGGCGGCCTGCTGCTGGGTGCCCGCCGCCGCCGCGCCTGATCGCCTTCCGCCCCACCGCCCCGACCACCACGCGATGAAACCCGCCCTCCCCACCGCCGCCGGCCTCGCGGCGCTCGTGCTCGCCCCCGCCGCCGCCGCCGCCCCGACCGGCTTCGGCCTCACCGGCTCCGACGCCGAAGGCTACTTCGCCGTCGTGGGCTTCAACCAGGAGGGCGGCATCCAGCCCTCGGACTTGAGCCGCGATCCGGCCAGCCCGAAGTTCTTCGACTACCCGTCGTACGCGAACCCGAGCATCGCCGCGAACACCTACGTGTTCTCGGTCGAGCCCTACCGGTTCGGGCTGAGCTACCCCGACCCGCTGCACCCCACCGGCTCGGCCACCTTCGCGAGCATCGACCGGGTCGTGGAGGGCGTGACCGAAGACGCCGACTTCGCGGACTTCGCCATCGGCGGGTTCCGCTTCGACGGCTCCGCGGTGACCGGCGTGGGGACCGAGATCGTGGGAGCCGATGCGTTGACGCTCACGCTCGACGGCACCGACTTCGAATCGAGGAACCGCAACGCCTTCCAGGGAACGCCCGGCGACCCGGGCGGCCGCTCGAACAACAACGAGTTCGCCAACATCGTGAGCTTCACGCAGAGCGGCAGCACCGGCACCGGCCTCACCTTCGAAAAAGGCGTGCTCGCCGCCATCGACCTCGTCGTCAACGTGAACGTCAACAGCACGGCCGCCGCCGCGGGATCCCCCAGCGCCTTCATCGGCTTCGACGCCGCCGGGACGCTGACCTTCTCCGGCGATCGGTTCGCGTTCGACATCGACGGGACCGACAGCTCGCCTTTCGGTCAGAACGTCCGCGTGCTGCTCAACCGCAGCGGGACCCTCGACGCGGTCGGCGCCTTCGTGGTGCCCGAGCCGGCCTCCGCCGCCCTGCTGGCCGCGGGGACGGCGCTGCTTGCCCGCCGGCGCCGCGGCTGACCCCGGCTCCTTGACGCCCCCTCCGCTCGGCTCCCGCGGGCGGTGGTTTCCGCCCGAACCCGGCACGCTCCCTGGACCGCTCATGCGCCGCTCCGCCTGCTCTCACCGCGCCTTCACGCTCATCGAGTTGCTGGTGGTGATCAGCGTCATCGCGCTGCTGATCGGCATCCTCCTGCCGGCGCTGGGAGCGGCCCGCGGCGCAGCACGCGGCGTGCTGTGCCTCTCCCAGCTCCGGCAGATCCTGACGGCTTCGCACCTGTACGCGGCCGACCACGACGGACGGCTCCCGCCGCACACCTCGCTCGACCCCACCCTCGAGAACCCCGACGTCCCGGGCGTCGGCAGCAACGTGTACTGGTGCTGGGCCGAGATCTCCGGCGACCCGGCCCTCGCCCTGCGGTCGGGCTCGGTGGGGCGGTACCTCCAGGAGGCGACGGCCATCGCCGGGTGCCCCGACTTCGAGACCCCCGACGGCGTCCGCGCGTTCTACACGGGCCTCGGCCGCGTCTACCCCATCGACGTCCACTACGCGTACAACGGCCGGATGCTCGGGAAGCCGTCGGCGGCGGGCGCCGCCAACTGGATCCCCTACCGCATCGAGGGGATCGGCGACCCCGGCTCGACCGTCCTCTTCCACGACAGCGGCTCGCCCGGGTCGGGCGGCACCGAGGTCTGGCCGGAGTTCGAGGCCTACCCCGCCGCACCCGACACCCGGGCCGGGATGGCCGGAGCGGGCCCGGAGGGGCGGCAGACGGTCCACGCCCGGCACGGGGGCGACGACGCGAACGTCGCCTGGGTCGATGGCCACGCCAGCAGCCAGGAGGTGACGTTCGCGTTCTCCGATGCCGCGGAAACCCGGCTCAAGCTCGGCACGCTCGACCCGGACCCCGCGGACGGTGCGAGCAACCAGTGGTGGAACGCGGGGTTCAAGTGACGCGTGCGTGCCGGTCCGCGGCCATCGCCCTCGTGCTCCACCTCGCCGCGGGCGTAGCGTTCGCGGAGCCGGCGTGGGCCGCCGCTCTTGAAGCCCGCGCCGCCACGCTCGACGCGCCCGGCTTCACCGCCGCGGTCCTCCGCGGCGGCGACCTCGCCACCCACGCGGGGGGCTTCCGCGACGAGGGCGAGACGGAAGCGATGCGGCCGGGCGATCGCTTCCGCCTCGCCAGCGTCACGAAGCTCTACCTCGCCGCGGCCGTGCTGCAGCTCGTGGACGAGGGGAAGCTGGACCTCAACGAGACCATCGACCGCTACGTCGGCGGCGTGCCCCACGGCGACGCCATCACCCTGCGGATGCTCGGCCGCCACGAGAGCGGGCTCGACGACGCGATCCGCCAGATGCCGTTCCACCGGGCCCTCGCGGCCGAGCCCGGCCGGGCCTGGCCCGCGGGCGAGCTGCTCCGCTACGCGCTTGAGCCCGGCCCCCGCTCGGCCCCCGGCGAGGCCTGGCACTACAGCAACGCGAACTCGATCCTGCTGGGCCTCGCGGTCGAGCGTGCGACCGGCAGGAGCTGGCAAGACCACGTCCGCACGCGGATCCTGGCGCCGCTGGGGCTCACGCGGACCGGCTTCGACGCCGGGCCCGTCGACCCCCGCGGCTACCGCTACGGCAAGCCCGACGACCCGGTCGGCTACGGCACGGACTGGTTCGACGCCACCGGCTGGTCCGCCGGCTGGACCGGCGCCGCCGGCTCGATGACCGGCGACGCCGCCGACACGGCCCGCTTCCTCGCCGCCCTCTTCGGCGGCGACCTGCTCTCCGAGGACGGCCGGGCCGAGCTCATCGACTTCGCGCGCACCGGCGACAGCGGCTTCTTCTACGGCTTCCACTGCCACCGCGTGGGCGTTTCCGGCAGCGACGCGGTCGGCTTCGGCCACCACGGCGACGTTCCCGGCTACAGCAGCAGCGCCGTGTGGCTGCCAGAGAGCCGCACCGCATTCGTCGTGCTCGCCAACCTCTCCGCCGAGCTGGACAAGCAGACCACCGCGACGAAGCTCGGCGAAGCGGCGTTGCCGACGCTGGCCCGCCCGGGCGGCGCCGCGGACCGCGGCGTTCCCGCCGCGCTGGAAGCCGCGGTCCGCGGCATCGTCGGGGGCTCGGCCGTCCGCCGCGCCGCCGTGGTCGTGGTGGAGGACGGCCGCGCGAGCGAGCCGCTCGGAGCGGGTTCCGCCGACGGTTCTGGCCGATTCCGGGCCGGCTCCGTCTCCAAGCTGCTCACCGCCCTGCTCGCCCTCCGCGCGGAAGAGGCCGGCGTGCTCTCGCTGGACACCGCCGTGCTCGACCTGCTGCCGGGCAGCCTCGAGGGGCCCGGCGCCGAGCGCGTCACCCTCGCCCACCTGCTCGAGCACACCGCCGGCCTGCCCGGCAGCTCCCCCGCCGAGTACGCGGCCGACGCGCCCGGGCTCGACCCGCTCGACTACGTCCGGGAGCGGGCTCCCCTCCGGCTTCGCTGGGCGCCCGGCCTGCACCACAGCTACGCCAACGCCGGCGTCACGGTCGCCGCCGCCATGGTCGAGGCCGCTTGGGGCGCCGGCTTCGACGCGCTCATGCGTCGAGAGGTGCTCGGCCCGCTGGGCATGGCCGACACCGACTTCGCCGGGGCGGGAGCGGTCGACGCGCCCCCGAGCTTCGCCGCCGACGGGCAGCGGGTGATGCCGCCCTGGCGGATGCCCGTCCGCCCCGCCGGGTCCGTCGTCACCACCGCCGCCGACCTGGGCCGCCTCCTCGAGGCCCTTCTCGCCGACGACGGCTCCTTCCTCTCGCCCGCCGCGCTCGTCCGGCTGCACGAAGGCCGCACCTCGCCGGTCGCCCGGGCCGGCGGAGGCGCCGGGGTCTACGGCCTCGGCAACTTCCCGTACATCGCCAACGGCCGGTCGCTCCGCGGCCACTGGGGCCGGACCGAGGGCTACCAGGCCTCCGTCGCCTACCTGCCCGGTCCGCCCGGGGTCTCCGGCGGTGGCCGCGGCTACGTGCTGCTCGTCGACACCGCCGACCGTGCCGCGGTGTCGCGGCTCCGGTCCGCGCTGGACGGCCACGCCACCCGCGGCCTGCCCGCCGCCGCGCCCGCCGCTTCCGTGGGCCCCGCCCCCGACGCGGTCGCCGGCCTCTACGAGAACGCCTCCCACGACAGCGTTCAGCGTGCCTGGCTGTTCGCCCTCCTCGACGCCCGCCGCCTCACCCCCACGCCCGACGGCCTTGCCGTCGCTCCCGCTCTTGGCGGTCCACCGACCGCCTGGACGCAGACCGCCCCCGGGCTCTACCGCGCCGACGGCCTCGCCGTCGCCAGCGGCGCGACGTTCCAGGCCGGCGGCGACGCCTTCTGGGCCGACGGCGAGAGCTACCGCCGCGTGTCCGCGTGGTCCTGGTGGGGCCGCTGGACCGCCCTCGCGTCCGGCCTGCTCGCCGCCGCCGCCGCGCCTCTGCTCTGGCTGCTCGTCGTGCTCGTGCCCCCGCTCCGCTCCGCGTTGCTCCTTCCGGCCACCGCGCTCGGGCTCGCGGGCCTTGCGCTGCTCGTCCTCGTCGGCGGCTTCGTCGGCTTCCACCTCGGCGGCGACCTGTCGACGATCGCCCGCCTCGGCCGCGTCGGCCCCGCCTCCCTCACCCTCCTCGCCGCCAGCGTCCTCGCTCCCCTCGCGCTGGCCGCCGGCCTGCTCGGCCTCGCCCCGCGGTATCGGAGCCGGGCCGCCTGGGCCCTCGCCGCGGGCCTCGCGCTGCCGATGGCCGCCGCGGTCGTTCTGCTCTGGTCCTCCGGGATGATCCCCTGCGTCAGCTGGGCCTGATCCTCACGCCGGGCGACGCCGCCGGGGGCGGCGAGCGACGCGCTGGGCCTCCGGCCGACGGAGCTTTGGAACCGCGGGAGTTCCCGAGGTGGGGTAACGTCGGGCCATGTGGAAGCGAACCCGGACGATCGCGTCGGCGCTGGCGCTGGCGGCCGCAGCCGCGGGTCCCGCGGCGGCGCTGGAGGCGATCGGCTCCCGGCTGGAGGCGCTGCGGGACCCCGGCGTCGCGCACGCGCAGCCCGCCGGCGTCGACGCCGACGGCGCGCGGGCCTGGGCGCTGGGGCCGGTCGCGGGCTTCCGCGGCGAGGTGACGACCTGGAACGGCGTGCCGCACGTGTGCGTGCTGGACGCCGAGGGCCGGCCCTTCACCCTGCCGCCGGACGAGGGGGGACGCCGGCCGGTCGGCTTCCTCGTCCGCGCGATGGCGGCTCCGTCCGACTGGCCGAGCCCGCACCGCGAGGCCGGCCGCACGCGTGACCTCGCCGGCCTCGCCCGGCTGGTGGAGGCCGCCGCGGACGCGTCGGGCGTGGACCTCGACGCCGAGGGCGTGGCCTTCCGCTTGGAGGGCCGGGCGGAGGAGGTGACGTACCACGTCATCTGGCGGCCGGACGGCGAGCGGCCCCTGGCCGAGGGCGAGCACCCGGGCGTCCTGCACCGGGAGCGGAAGATCCGCTTCACGCGGAAGGACGTGCCCGTGCGGCTGGTCGGCGTGTACGCGCGCCCGCTGGAGGGCACCCACACCCACCCGGGCAACCCGCTGCACGTCCACGCGATCCTGCCCCACGCCGATCACCCCGGCTCCTTCGTGCCGGTGCGAACCGTGGGCGGGCACGTCGAGGCGATCCTCCTCGGCGGCATCGACGCCTTCAGCGTCACCACCGGGCGCTGAAGCCGGGGCCCGGACGGCGGTGGGAGGGCCCGGAAGCCGCGGCATCCACCGCCGGCGGGCCTTCCCGGCCTACCGTGCGGGTTGCATGCGTCACGCCCTCCCCTGCGTTCTCGCCCTCGGCCTCGTGGCCCCGCTGGGGGGCTGTGCCGGCTC from Phycisphaera mikurensis NBRC 102666 carries:
- a CDS encoding ABC transporter ATP-binding protein — translated: MTAIASKPIPPTPLTVAGRRPGVAAAAGGGAGGGVRVQNLRHRYGRGEEVLKGVSLTLEPGRVHGLLGDSGCGKTTLLRVIAGLERPGRGRVLVDDRVVDDGRLHVPPEKRPVGIVFQDYGLFPHLCVRRNVAFGMRHLRRRDRRAAAEALLERVGMGGRGAAMPHTLSGGQQQRVALARALARDPAVMLLDEPFSGLDARLRESVRSETLAVLRAAGVAVLMVTHDPMEALVASDTVSVMRAGKLLVTGDPSAVCVCGTDAEGHRTIRLCAEADGPGCDHAAAGG
- a CDS encoding ABC transporter permease yields the protein MRPSPRLSGWAIACLLVAALISLPVLRVLASLFQGFDDAWFHLVQTRMAGYATATALLAAATGVIAAATGVGTAWLVTMCRFPGRAVFRWALLLPLAVPAWLAAYAWTDLLQFAGPVRSWLRATPAVASLDGWFPEIRSLGGAAVILGFGLGPYVFLAARTAFQGQSGVAMELGRTLGRGPWGSFFHVALPMARPGIAAGLVLVLMETLADFGVADYFAVDTFATGVYRAWKSLESPTAAAQLASVLLGAVAVLVLAEGLARRRARHHAPTQRQAPLRPFRLGPLAASGAFLACALPVAVGFLGPALLFAHMTLAEGDERSREVLRTHAPRTLGLAAGAAALAVALALTVALGDRLRGSVLTGSARRVAGFGYALPGTVIAVGLLGPLAWIDLHLHRGAVRLFGTPTGLLLTGGVAAVVIGYQVRFLGVALAMIESGLGRVRRSVDDAARSLGAGGWRLTLVVLLPLLRAPLLAALLLVFVDVVKELPVTLMLRPFDFDTLAVRVYQLASDERLEEASSAALAIIGLGLLPVVVLSALLTRREERP
- a CDS encoding Fe(3+) ABC transporter substrate-binding protein, which produces MHRSRSARWLAPVLVPLLAAAAAVLPAGPPASAEGIVNLYTSRHYDSDEALYEAFTKKTGIAVKTIEADADVLLARIQREGELSPADVFIAVDAGRLQLAVDRGVLEPVESAALEARIPANLRHPDGLWFGVSKRVRVILRAPGAPAVATYEGLADPSLRGELLIRSSGNVYNQSLVASLIANAGEDQAATWCEGVVENLARTPQGGDRDQARAAAAGEGSVAVANHYYIARMLAGDDAEDRAAAEKLTLVFPDQDGRGAHVNVSGAGVVASAPNRDNALAFIAFLVSDEGQRLYALANFEYPVVPGVGLTGVLEGFGGFKEDTLNASELGSLNREAVKIMDRAGWR
- a CDS encoding PEP-CTERM sorting domain-containing protein (PEP-CTERM proteins occur, often in large numbers, in the proteomes of bacteria that also encode an exosortase, a predicted intramembrane cysteine proteinase. The presence of a PEP-CTERM domain at a protein's C-terminus predicts cleavage within the sorting domain, followed by covalent anchoring to some some component of the (usually Gram-negative) cell surface. Many PEP-CTERM proteins exhibit an unusual sequence composition that includes large numbers of potential glycosylation sites. Expression of one such protein has been shown restore the ability of a bacterium to form floc, a type of biofilm.) yields the protein MFRPTPLATAAVAAAAALPGAADTLDLDLVADDGSRFIEYFSGVFAELGQPRPDGSGGVASGADAFFDLSAESAAFQADPFGNEATAHAVPPFGGPATVFDNGRAFSASYTLDYDDSGLAGGTGVASVTGLALDFTRDVAGGTDATIFASDYTTTVSGVVGTATFVQGEAASVAVEAQVALQFPGSTPLSGTFRLTGDRFALAVDDSLETGFGSARYVWDLTGSVANVPEPASAALLAAGGLLLGARRRRA
- a CDS encoding PEP-CTERM sorting domain-containing protein (PEP-CTERM proteins occur, often in large numbers, in the proteomes of bacteria that also encode an exosortase, a predicted intramembrane cysteine proteinase. The presence of a PEP-CTERM domain at a protein's C-terminus predicts cleavage within the sorting domain, followed by covalent anchoring to some some component of the (usually Gram-negative) cell surface. Many PEP-CTERM proteins exhibit an unusual sequence composition that includes large numbers of potential glycosylation sites. Expression of one such protein has been shown restore the ability of a bacterium to form floc, a type of biofilm.), which gives rise to MKPALPTAAGLAALVLAPAAAAAPTGFGLTGSDAEGYFAVVGFNQEGGIQPSDLSRDPASPKFFDYPSYANPSIAANTYVFSVEPYRFGLSYPDPLHPTGSATFASIDRVVEGVTEDADFADFAIGGFRFDGSAVTGVGTEIVGADALTLTLDGTDFESRNRNAFQGTPGDPGGRSNNNEFANIVSFTQSGSTGTGLTFEKGVLAAIDLVVNVNVNSTAAAAGSPSAFIGFDAAGTLTFSGDRFAFDIDGTDSSPFGQNVRVLLNRSGTLDAVGAFVVPEPASAALLAAGTALLARRRRG
- a CDS encoding type II secretion system protein; its protein translation is MRRSACSHRAFTLIELLVVISVIALLIGILLPALGAARGAARGVLCLSQLRQILTASHLYAADHDGRLPPHTSLDPTLENPDVPGVGSNVYWCWAEISGDPALALRSGSVGRYLQEATAIAGCPDFETPDGVRAFYTGLGRVYPIDVHYAYNGRMLGKPSAAGAANWIPYRIEGIGDPGSTVLFHDSGSPGSGGTEVWPEFEAYPAAPDTRAGMAGAGPEGRQTVHARHGGDDANVAWVDGHASSQEVTFAFSDAAETRLKLGTLDPDPADGASNQWWNAGFK